Proteins encoded together in one Mycobacterium simiae window:
- a CDS encoding TetR/AcrR family transcriptional regulator, translating to MPRREEPSRGLLDPVAKMLRLPFGTPEFIDRIITGGVNQVGRRTLYMLITTWDAAGGGPFAASAIASTGMAKTAEIVQSAFIGPIFGPMLKMLGADKAAVRASLCASQLVGLGIMRYGVRSEPLHSMSVDALVDAIGPTMQRYLVGEID from the coding sequence ATGCCCCGTCGCGAAGAGCCATCGCGTGGGCTCCTTGATCCGGTAGCGAAGATGCTGCGGTTGCCGTTCGGCACACCGGAATTCATCGATCGCATCATCACCGGTGGGGTCAACCAGGTCGGCCGCCGAACCTTGTACATGCTGATCACCACGTGGGACGCCGCCGGCGGCGGTCCCTTTGCGGCCAGCGCTATCGCTTCCACCGGGATGGCGAAGACCGCGGAGATCGTGCAAAGTGCCTTCATTGGGCCGATTTTCGGTCCGATGCTGAAAATGCTAGGCGCGGACAAGGCCGCGGTGCGTGCGTCGTTGTGCGCTTCGCAGTTGGTCGGCCTCGGCATCATGCGCTACGGCGTGCGCTCCGAGCCGCTGCACTCCATGTCGGTGGATGCGCTCGTCGACGCGATTGGGCCGACGATGCAGCGGTACCTGGTCGGCGAGATCGACTAG
- a CDS encoding isocitrate lyase/PEP mutase family protein, whose amino-acid sequence MAGQTTIGSRAAAFLELHRPGHPVVLPTVWDAWSARLAAEAGFAAVTVGSHPLADSLGKCDNEGMSFDDVLAGVAHITAAVDVPVSVDIESGYGENPQRLIDGLLGVGAVGLNIEDTVHSENQRLRSAREHADFVGALRAAADAAGVHVVINARTDLFLRRDGDDADRVERAIARLTEAAEAGADVLYPVGRHDPETLRRLATGLPLPINAIALPDRDDPASFGPLGVARISFGPFLQAALSARATELLARWG is encoded by the coding sequence ATGGCAGGGCAGACCACCATCGGGTCGCGCGCGGCCGCGTTCCTGGAATTGCATCGGCCCGGGCACCCCGTGGTCCTCCCGACCGTGTGGGATGCCTGGTCGGCGCGTCTGGCCGCCGAGGCCGGTTTTGCCGCCGTGACCGTCGGCAGCCACCCGCTGGCCGACTCGCTTGGCAAATGTGACAACGAAGGTATGTCGTTCGACGATGTACTCGCCGGGGTCGCGCACATCACCGCGGCGGTCGACGTGCCGGTGTCGGTGGACATCGAATCCGGCTACGGCGAAAACCCCCAACGCCTGATCGACGGTCTGCTCGGCGTCGGCGCCGTGGGCCTCAACATCGAAGACACCGTGCACTCCGAGAATCAACGACTGCGATCCGCCCGTGAGCACGCCGATTTCGTCGGGGCATTGCGGGCGGCGGCCGACGCCGCCGGAGTGCACGTGGTGATCAACGCGCGCACCGACCTGTTCCTGCGTAGGGACGGGGACGACGCGGATCGGGTCGAGCGGGCGATCGCGCGGTTGACCGAGGCCGCGGAGGCCGGCGCCGACGTACTGTACCCGGTGGGCCGCCATGACCCGGAGACCTTGCGGCGGTTGGCAACTGGGCTGCCATTGCCGATCAACGCGATCGCACTACCCGATCGCGACGACCCGGCGTCATTTGGACCGCTGGGCGTCGCTCGGATCAGCTTCGGTCCATTCCTGCAGGCCGCGTTGTCCGCCCGGGCCACCGAATTGCTGGCCCGCTGGGGCTGA
- the nirD gene encoding nitrite reductase small subunit NirD: MTLLNDVQVWTTACSYDHLIPGRGVGVLLDDGSQAALFRLDDGSLHAIGNIDPFSGAAVLSRGIVGDRAGRATVQSPILKQAFALEDGYCLDDPRVSVPVYQVRLTDERQVQIGRLAG, translated from the coding sequence ATGACACTTCTCAACGACGTTCAGGTGTGGACCACCGCGTGCTCCTACGACCACCTCATCCCGGGACGCGGAGTGGGCGTGCTGCTCGATGACGGCTCGCAGGCGGCGCTGTTCCGTTTGGACGACGGATCCCTGCATGCGATCGGAAACATCGACCCGTTCTCCGGTGCGGCCGTGCTTTCCCGCGGCATCGTCGGTGACCGCGCTGGGCGCGCCACCGTGCAATCGCCAATCCTCAAGCAGGCGTTCGCACTCGAGGACGGTTACTGCCTGGACGACCCGCGGGTGTCGGTGCCCGTGTACCAGGTGCGTCTCACCGACGAGCGACAGGTCCAGATCGGGCGTCTGGCCGGCTAG
- a CDS encoding uroporphyrinogen-III synthase — MDRPDSAPLTGYRVAVTSSRRSEELCALLSRQGAEVSSAAAINMIALPEDEELQSTTEAVIENPPDILVAHTGIGFRGWVAAAEGWGLANQLITSLSKARVLARGPKATGALRAAGLHEEWSPKSESSQELLRYLLESGVSGKRIAVQLHGAADAWDPFPEFIGGLRAAGADVVPIRVYRWKSTPMGGNFDQLVAGIARRQFDAVSFTSAPAAAAVLERSRDLNIEGQVIEALRTEVHAMCVGPVTAQPLHRKGIPTSAPERMRLGALARHIAQKLPLLGSSTVRAAGHVVEIRGNCVLVDGSVQSLSGSGMAVLRALAQRPGDVVARGDLLRVLPGNSNDPHAVDTAVLRLRTALGDKNIVATVVKRGYRLAIDEQAGVS; from the coding sequence ATGGACCGGCCCGACTCGGCACCGCTCACCGGTTACCGGGTAGCGGTGACGTCTTCGCGCCGGTCGGAAGAGCTGTGTGCGTTGTTGAGCCGGCAAGGCGCCGAAGTCTCCAGCGCCGCCGCGATCAATATGATCGCGTTGCCCGAAGATGAAGAGTTACAAAGCACTACCGAAGCCGTCATCGAGAATCCTCCCGATATTTTGGTGGCCCACACCGGCATCGGCTTCCGCGGCTGGGTGGCCGCCGCTGAGGGCTGGGGACTAGCCAACCAACTGATCACCTCGTTGTCCAAGGCGCGCGTGCTGGCGCGGGGTCCGAAGGCGACCGGCGCTCTGCGTGCCGCCGGCCTGCACGAGGAGTGGTCGCCCAAATCTGAATCCTCCCAAGAGCTGCTCCGGTACCTTCTCGAGTCCGGCGTGTCCGGCAAGCGGATCGCGGTCCAGCTGCACGGCGCTGCCGATGCGTGGGATCCATTCCCGGAATTCATCGGCGGGCTGCGCGCCGCGGGTGCCGACGTGGTGCCCATCCGGGTGTATCGGTGGAAGTCCACCCCGATGGGCGGCAACTTCGATCAACTGGTGGCCGGCATCGCCCGCCGGCAATTCGATGCGGTCAGCTTTACCTCGGCGCCCGCCGCGGCGGCGGTCCTGGAACGCAGCCGCGACTTGAACATCGAGGGCCAGGTGATCGAGGCGCTACGCACCGAGGTGCACGCGATGTGCGTCGGCCCGGTGACGGCGCAGCCACTGCACCGCAAGGGAATTCCGACCTCGGCGCCGGAACGAATGCGGTTGGGTGCCTTGGCCCGTCACATCGCCCAGAAGCTTCCGCTGTTGGGATCATCGACCGTGCGGGCCGCCGGTCACGTGGTCGAGATCCGCGGCAACTGCGTCCTCGTCGACGGGTCGGTGCAATCGCTGTCCGGATCGGGGATGGCGGTGCTGCGCGCGCTGGCCCAGCGCCCCGGTGACGTCGTTGCCCGCGGCGACCTGTTACGGGTGCTGCCGGGCAACAGCAACGATCCGCACGCGGTGGACACCGCGGTATTGCGCCTGCGAACAGCGTTGGGCGACAAGAACATTGTCGCGACGGTCGTCAAGCGCGGCTACCGGCTGGCAATCGATGAGCAGGCAGGTGTGTCGTGA
- the nirB gene encoding nitrite reductase large subunit NirB produces the protein MTPTPQTREQCAARHLVVVGHGMVGHRLVEALRARDAEGAWRITVLAEEADAAYDRVGLTSYTETWDRTLLALPGNDYVGDERVQLLLNSRVSEIDRATKSVVTADGQRYDYDTLVLATGSYAFVPPVPGHDLPTCHVYRTLDDLDKIRAAAEAARAAGHNSAGVVIGGGLLGLEAANALRQFGLQTHVIEMMPRLMAQQIDEAGGALLARMVAELGISVHVGTGTESIEIVEGPDGSASTRVRLTDGEEIDAGAVIFAAGIRPRDELAAAAGLTLGERGGVLTDLSCRTSDPDIYAIGEVAAIDGRCYGLVGPGYTSAEVVVDRLLGGTAEFPEADLSTKLKLLGVDVASFGDAMGTTENCLEVAVNDAVNRTYAKLVLSDDAKTLLGGVLVGDASNYGVLRPMVGSQLPGDPLALIAPEQSGSGASALGVGALPDSAQICSCNNVTKGDLKCAIADGCGDVPSLKSCTAAGTSCGSCVPLLKQLLEAEGVEQSKALCEHFSQSRAELFEIISATEIRTFSGLLERFGRGKGCDICKPVVASILASTGSDHILDGEQAALQDSNDHFLANIQKNGSYSVVPRVPGGDIKPEHLILIGQIAQDFGLYTKITGGQRIDMFGARVDQLPQIWKRLVDGGMESGHAYGKALRTVKSCVGTDWCRYGQQDSVQLAIDLELRYRGLRAPHKLKMGVSGCARECAEARSKDVGVIATEKGWNLYVGGNGGMTPKHAQLLASDLDTETLVRYIDRFLMYYIRTADRLQRTAPWVESLDGGLDHVREVVCADSLGLAQEFEAAMERHVQNYECEWKGVLEDPDKLSRFVSFVNAPDAIDSTVTFTEHAGRKIPVSIGMPRVRS, from the coding sequence ATGACCCCAACACCCCAGACGCGGGAGCAGTGTGCTGCACGTCACTTGGTGGTGGTCGGGCATGGCATGGTCGGCCACCGATTGGTCGAGGCCCTACGTGCCCGTGACGCCGAGGGTGCTTGGCGTATCACCGTTTTGGCCGAGGAAGCCGATGCCGCCTACGACCGCGTCGGACTGACCTCCTACACCGAAACCTGGGACCGCACGCTGTTGGCCTTGCCCGGCAACGACTACGTCGGCGACGAGCGGGTGCAGCTGCTGCTGAACTCGCGCGTCAGCGAAATCGACCGTGCGACAAAGTCGGTGGTGACTGCCGACGGCCAGCGCTACGACTACGACACGCTGGTCCTGGCGACCGGCTCGTACGCCTTTGTCCCGCCGGTGCCCGGTCACGACCTGCCCACATGCCACGTGTACCGAACCCTGGACGACCTCGACAAGATCCGCGCCGCCGCCGAGGCAGCGCGGGCGGCCGGTCACAATTCGGCGGGAGTGGTGATCGGGGGTGGCCTGCTCGGCCTGGAAGCCGCCAACGCGTTGCGGCAGTTCGGATTGCAGACCCACGTCATCGAGATGATGCCCCGACTGATGGCCCAGCAAATCGACGAGGCCGGGGGAGCGCTGCTGGCCAGGATGGTCGCGGAGCTGGGCATCTCGGTGCATGTCGGCACCGGTACCGAATCGATCGAAATCGTCGAAGGCCCCGACGGTTCGGCGTCGACCCGGGTGCGGCTGACCGACGGCGAGGAAATCGACGCCGGCGCGGTGATCTTCGCCGCCGGGATCCGACCACGCGACGAGCTGGCCGCGGCGGCAGGGCTGACCCTCGGTGAGCGCGGCGGCGTTCTCACCGATCTGTCGTGCCGGACAAGCGATCCCGATATCTATGCCATCGGTGAGGTAGCCGCGATCGACGGACGCTGCTACGGCCTGGTCGGACCGGGCTACACCTCGGCCGAGGTGGTGGTGGACCGGCTACTCGGGGGCACCGCGGAGTTCCCCGAGGCGGATCTGTCCACCAAGCTCAAACTGCTCGGCGTGGACGTCGCAAGCTTCGGCGACGCGATGGGCACCACCGAGAACTGCCTCGAGGTCGCGGTCAACGACGCCGTCAATCGGACCTACGCCAAGCTGGTGCTCTCCGACGACGCCAAGACGTTGCTCGGCGGCGTGCTGGTCGGCGACGCGTCCAACTATGGCGTCTTGCGGCCCATGGTCGGCAGCCAGCTGCCCGGCGACCCGCTCGCCCTGATCGCGCCAGAGCAATCCGGCAGCGGTGCCTCGGCTTTGGGCGTCGGGGCGCTCCCGGACTCCGCGCAGATCTGCTCGTGCAACAACGTGACCAAGGGCGATCTCAAATGTGCCATCGCCGACGGCTGTGGCGACGTTCCGTCGCTGAAGTCGTGCACGGCGGCGGGAACCTCGTGCGGATCCTGTGTGCCCCTGCTCAAGCAGCTGTTGGAAGCCGAGGGCGTCGAACAGTCCAAGGCGCTGTGTGAGCACTTCAGCCAGTCGCGCGCGGAACTCTTCGAGATCATCTCCGCCACCGAGATCCGGACGTTCAGCGGCCTGCTGGAGCGGTTCGGTCGCGGAAAGGGTTGCGACATTTGCAAACCCGTGGTCGCCTCGATCCTCGCCTCGACCGGCTCCGACCACATTCTCGACGGCGAGCAGGCCGCACTGCAGGATTCCAACGATCACTTCCTGGCCAACATCCAGAAGAACGGCAGCTACTCTGTGGTGCCGCGAGTGCCCGGCGGCGACATCAAGCCCGAGCACCTGATCCTGATTGGCCAGATCGCGCAGGACTTCGGGCTTTACACGAAGATCACCGGCGGTCAGCGCATCGACATGTTCGGGGCCCGCGTGGACCAGCTGCCGCAAATCTGGAAACGGCTGGTCGACGGCGGCATGGAGTCCGGCCACGCGTACGGCAAGGCGTTGCGCACGGTGAAAAGCTGCGTCGGCACCGATTGGTGCCGCTACGGGCAGCAGGACTCGGTGCAGCTGGCCATCGACCTGGAACTGCGCTACCGGGGCCTGCGCGCACCGCACAAATTGAAAATGGGCGTCTCGGGCTGCGCCCGGGAGTGCGCCGAGGCGCGTAGCAAGGACGTCGGTGTCATCGCGACCGAAAAGGGTTGGAACCTCTACGTCGGCGGCAACGGCGGCATGACGCCCAAGCACGCCCAGTTGCTGGCCAGCGATCTCGACACCGAGACGCTGGTGCGCTACATCGACCGGTTCCTCATGTACTACATCCGCACCGCGGATCGGCTACAGCGCACCGCGCCGTGGGTCGAATCCCTGGACGGCGGCCTCGATCATGTCCGCGAGGTCGTCTGTGCGGACTCCCTGGGTCTGGCCCAGGAATTCGAGGCCGCAATGGAGCGGCATGTGCAGAACTACGAGTGCGAGTGGAAGGGCGTGCTTGAGGATCCCGACAAGCTCTCGCGGTTTGTCTCTTTCGTCAACGCGCCGGACGCAATCGATTCGACCGTGACATTCACCGAGCACGCCGGCCGCAAAATTCCGGTGTCGATCGGGATGCCGCGGGTCCGTTCCTAG
- a CDS encoding nitrate/nitrite transporter: MGRSHVLSDWDPEDTAAWEAGNNKIARRNLIWSVFAEHIGFSIWSIWSVMVLFMPASVYGFSASDKFLLGAIATFVGACLRFPYTFATAKFGGRNWTVFSALVLLIPTVGTIGLLAHPGLPLWPYLICAALAGLGGGNFASSMTNINAFYPQRLKGWALAVNAGGGNLGVPLIQLVGLLVIAAAGARQPYWVCAIYLVLLAIAGVGAALYMDNLPQYRIEMDTMRAVLRERHSWVIALLYIGTFGSFIGFSFAFGQVLQMNFIAGGENTAQASLHAAQIAFLGPLLGSLSRVYGGRLADRIGGGRVTLAVFCSMILAAGILIAASTFGGHGSGRTPPATMVGYVIGFVALFILSGIGNGSVYKMIPSIFEARSHSLQIGEAQRRQWSRSMSGALIGVAGAIGALGGVGVNLALRQSYLHSGAATSAFWAFMLCYVAAAVLTWAVYIRRPVEVVTPTEAAALAHV, encoded by the coding sequence CTGGGCCGTTCGCATGTCCTTTCGGACTGGGACCCCGAAGACACCGCGGCCTGGGAAGCCGGCAACAACAAGATTGCCCGCCGCAACCTGATCTGGTCGGTGTTCGCCGAACACATCGGTTTCTCGATCTGGTCGATCTGGTCGGTGATGGTCTTGTTCATGCCGGCGTCGGTGTACGGCTTCTCCGCCAGCGACAAGTTCTTGCTGGGCGCCATCGCAACATTCGTCGGTGCCTGCCTGCGCTTCCCGTACACCTTTGCCACCGCGAAATTCGGCGGCCGCAACTGGACAGTGTTCTCGGCGCTGGTGCTGCTGATCCCGACCGTCGGCACCATCGGACTGCTGGCCCATCCCGGTCTGCCGCTGTGGCCGTATCTGATCTGCGCCGCGCTGGCCGGCTTGGGCGGCGGCAATTTTGCGTCGTCGATGACGAACATCAACGCGTTCTACCCGCAGCGGCTGAAGGGCTGGGCGCTGGCAGTCAACGCCGGCGGCGGCAACCTCGGTGTGCCGCTGATCCAATTGGTCGGACTGCTGGTGATCGCGGCCGCGGGCGCCCGCCAGCCATACTGGGTGTGCGCGATTTATCTTGTGCTGCTGGCGATTGCGGGCGTTGGCGCGGCACTGTACATGGACAACCTGCCGCAATACCGGATCGAGATGGACACCATGCGGGCGGTGCTGCGCGAGCGGCACAGTTGGGTGATCGCGCTGCTTTACATCGGTACCTTCGGCTCATTCATCGGCTTCTCGTTCGCGTTCGGTCAAGTGCTGCAGATGAACTTCATCGCCGGCGGCGAGAACACGGCGCAGGCGTCGCTGCACGCCGCGCAGATCGCCTTTCTGGGCCCGCTGTTGGGGTCACTGTCGCGCGTGTACGGCGGTAGGCTGGCCGACCGGATCGGCGGTGGCCGGGTCACACTTGCCGTCTTCTGCTCGATGATCCTCGCCGCTGGAATACTCATCGCCGCAAGCACTTTCGGCGGCCACGGGTCCGGAAGGACACCACCGGCGACAATGGTCGGATACGTAATCGGATTTGTGGCACTGTTCATCTTGTCCGGCATCGGCAACGGCTCGGTGTACAAGATGATCCCGTCGATCTTCGAGGCGCGCAGCCACTCGCTGCAGATCGGCGAGGCACAGCGTCGGCAGTGGTCACGTTCCATGTCCGGCGCGCTGATCGGCGTGGCCGGCGCGATCGGCGCCCTGGGCGGGGTGGGCGTCAACCTGGCGCTGCGCCAGTCGTATCTGCACAGCGGCGCCGCGACGTCGGCGTTCTGGGCCTTCATGTTGTGCTACGTCGCGGCCGCGGTCCTGACGTGGGCGGTGTACATCCGCCGCCCGGTCGAGGTGGTCACACCGACCGAGGCCGCAGCGTTGGCTCACGTATAG
- a CDS encoding winged helix-turn-helix transcriptional regulator yields MALPREYPSENCPIARSLEIIGERWTLLIMRDAFFGVRRFSDFRNHLDIPKAVLSDRLALLVGQGVLAKNDTNYALTAKGHRLWPVLWSMINWGNENYVEKPRRRTYVHAECDGVIDQDGRCGRCGETPDVADLITHPPRRPRNPGRDDQVSQALRRPHRMLEPI; encoded by the coding sequence GTGGCGCTGCCCCGTGAATATCCGAGCGAAAACTGCCCCATTGCCCGGTCTTTGGAGATCATCGGCGAGCGCTGGACCTTGTTGATCATGCGCGATGCCTTCTTCGGGGTCCGGCGCTTCAGCGACTTCCGCAATCACCTCGACATCCCGAAGGCCGTGCTGTCCGATCGATTGGCACTACTGGTCGGTCAAGGAGTGCTGGCCAAGAACGACACCAACTACGCCCTGACGGCCAAGGGCCATCGGCTGTGGCCGGTGCTCTGGTCAATGATCAACTGGGGCAACGAGAACTACGTGGAAAAGCCCAGGCGGCGAACGTATGTGCATGCCGAATGCGACGGCGTCATCGACCAGGACGGCCGCTGCGGTCGATGTGGCGAGACGCCCGACGTCGCCGATCTGATCACGCATCCGCCGCGGCGCCCCCGCAATCCGGGTCGCGACGATCAGGTCAGTCAGGCATTGCGCCGACCGCATCGCATGCTGGAACCGATTTAG
- a CDS encoding sirohydrochlorin chelatase, with product MSLILAAHGTRRPGGVAMIGDLAARVSGLLGKTVRVAFVDVLGPTPSEVLSAAGGQRAIVVPAFLSRGYHVRTDVPNHVVASGHPDVVVTAALGPGGEIARIVADQLVQSGWRPGDSVIIGAAGTSDPIAYSDLHTTATLLSALTGSRVTLGFAATGEPDIHQAVVMARAEGARRVVIASYLLADGLFQERLEDSGADVVSRPLGTHPRLSGLIANRFRRAVPVAARHPMRHYRLGAPTRVKLDL from the coding sequence GTGAGCCTGATCCTCGCCGCGCACGGGACCCGTCGGCCGGGTGGCGTTGCGATGATCGGCGATCTGGCCGCGCGGGTGAGCGGTCTACTGGGCAAAACGGTGCGCGTCGCCTTCGTCGACGTCCTGGGGCCCACCCCCAGTGAGGTACTTTCCGCCGCCGGCGGCCAGCGAGCCATCGTGGTCCCGGCGTTCCTATCCCGCGGTTACCACGTGCGCACCGACGTGCCCAATCACGTCGTGGCCAGCGGACATCCGGATGTCGTCGTCACCGCGGCGCTGGGGCCAGGCGGCGAGATCGCTCGTATTGTCGCAGATCAATTAGTTCAATCCGGTTGGCGTCCAGGAGATTCGGTGATCATCGGGGCCGCGGGTACATCGGATCCAATCGCCTACAGCGACCTGCACACCACCGCCACGCTGCTCTCCGCGCTGACTGGATCGCGGGTGACGCTGGGCTTCGCGGCCACCGGCGAGCCGGATATCCACCAGGCCGTGGTGATGGCCCGGGCCGAGGGCGCACGCCGCGTCGTGATCGCCTCTTACCTGCTTGCCGACGGCCTGTTCCAGGAGCGGCTCGAGGACTCCGGTGCCGACGTGGTCAGCCGGCCGTTGGGGACGCATCCCCGGCTGTCTGGGCTCATCGCGAACCGGTTCCGCCGAGCGGTGCCGGTGGCGGCCCGGCACCCGATGCGCCACTACCGGCTGGGCGCGCCGACACGGGTAAAGCTTGATCTTTGA
- a CDS encoding nitrate/nitrite transporter, producing the protein MGRKHRITDWNPEDSVAWEAGNNKIARRNLLCTIACDHVAFSIWTLWSVMALFMPVSVYGFDASDKLLLGAVATLVGGCARIFYTLGIARFGGRNWTMFSAFVLLIPTVGTIALLANPGLPLWPYLACAALTGLGGGNYAASLANVNAFYPQRLKGTALALNAGIGNLGVAGIQLVGLLALATAGHQAPYWVCAGYLVLLAVVGIAAALFMDNLEHGIELNHMRSILFERDTWLISLLYICTFGSWIGFSFAFGQVLQVNFQANGQSAAVASLHAAEIAFVGPLFGSLSRIYGGRLADRRGGSRVTLGVLSGMIAAAGLLVGLSMIDDRHGGTTSIALVGSVAGFLALFVLSGMGNGSVFKLIPSVFEARSRSLDVSEAERRRWSRAKSGSLIGICSAVGALGGVAINLALRQSYLHSGTETSAYWLFLASYIVAATLTWAVYVRRPAGAPSTKNPVLDAEPARV; encoded by the coding sequence ATGGGCCGTAAGCACCGGATCACGGACTGGAATCCCGAGGATTCCGTCGCCTGGGAAGCCGGCAACAACAAGATCGCCCGCCGCAATCTGCTGTGCACCATCGCGTGTGATCATGTCGCCTTCTCGATCTGGACCCTGTGGTCAGTGATGGCGCTGTTCATGCCGGTGTCGGTGTACGGCTTCGACGCCAGCGACAAGCTACTGTTGGGCGCCGTCGCAACCCTGGTCGGCGGCTGCGCCCGAATCTTCTACACCCTGGGCATCGCAAGATTCGGTGGCCGCAACTGGACCATGTTCTCCGCGTTCGTGTTACTGATCCCGACGGTGGGCACCATCGCGTTGTTGGCCAACCCCGGGCTACCGTTGTGGCCGTATCTGGCATGCGCCGCCCTCACCGGGCTCGGCGGCGGCAACTACGCCGCGTCGCTGGCCAATGTCAACGCCTTCTACCCGCAGCGACTCAAGGGCACCGCGCTGGCTTTGAACGCCGGCATCGGAAACCTTGGCGTCGCGGGAATCCAATTGGTCGGCTTGCTGGCCCTGGCCACCGCGGGACACCAAGCCCCCTACTGGGTATGCGCCGGCTACCTGGTCTTGCTGGCCGTCGTCGGTATCGCCGCGGCGCTGTTCATGGATAACCTCGAGCACGGCATCGAGCTCAACCACATGCGCTCGATTTTGTTCGAACGCGACACCTGGTTGATTTCGCTGCTCTACATCTGCACCTTCGGCTCCTGGATCGGGTTCTCGTTCGCCTTCGGCCAGGTGTTGCAGGTGAACTTTCAGGCCAACGGCCAAAGCGCTGCCGTCGCGTCGCTGCACGCGGCCGAAATCGCCTTCGTCGGACCGCTGTTCGGTTCGCTGTCGCGGATTTACGGTGGCCGGCTGGCGGACCGCCGCGGTGGCAGCAGAGTGACCCTAGGCGTCCTCTCCGGCATGATTGCGGCGGCCGGGCTGCTGGTGGGCCTCAGCATGATCGACGATCGCCACGGCGGCACCACATCCATCGCCCTGGTCGGCTCCGTCGCCGGCTTCCTGGCGCTATTCGTCTTGTCCGGCATGGGCAATGGATCGGTGTTCAAATTGATTCCCTCTGTCTTCGAGGCGCGCAGCCGTTCCCTGGATGTCAGTGAGGCCGAACGCCGACGCTGGTCGCGGGCGAAATCCGGATCGCTGATCGGGATCTGCTCGGCGGTCGGGGCGCTCGGGGGCGTCGCCATCAACCTGGCGCTGCGCCAGTCCTACCTGCATAGCGGGACCGAAACGTCGGCCTACTGGTTGTTTCTGGCCTCCTACATTGTGGCCGCGACGCTGACCTGGGCGGTGTATGTGCGCCGCCCAGCGGGGGCGCCGAGCACGAAAAACCCGGTCCTCGACGCCGAACCGGCGCGAGTGTGA
- a CDS encoding Hsp20/alpha crystallin family protein has translation MSNLALWSRPAWDTDRWLRDFFGPAAAADWFQPTTNGFSPAAEVVKDGDDAVVRVELPGVDVEKDVHVELDRGRLVIHGEHRDEHSDDQAGRTVREIRYGSFRRSFQLPAHVTSEAITASYDAGVLTVRVAGAYAGAQAQRIAITK, from the coding sequence ATGAGCAATCTCGCATTGTGGTCACGTCCGGCCTGGGACACCGACCGGTGGCTACGTGATTTTTTCGGGCCGGCCGCGGCAGCCGACTGGTTCCAGCCCACGACCAACGGTTTTAGCCCCGCGGCGGAGGTCGTCAAGGACGGCGACGACGCGGTGGTACGCGTGGAGCTGCCCGGCGTCGACGTCGAGAAGGACGTCCACGTCGAGCTTGACCGGGGCCGCCTGGTCATCCACGGTGAGCACCGCGACGAGCACTCCGACGACCAAGCCGGGCGCACCGTGCGGGAAATCCGCTACGGCTCGTTCCGCCGCTCGTTCCAGTTGCCCGCGCACGTCACCAGCGAAGCCATCACGGCCTCTTACGACGCCGGTGTGTTAACAGTGCGCGTTGCCGGTGCCTACGCCGGAGCGCAGGCGCAGCGCATCGCGATCACTAAGTAG